A single window of Magnetococcus marinus MC-1 DNA harbors:
- a CDS encoding tetratricopeptide repeat protein has product MARKKKQKKFPSSQAAAISATEAPQQPTTGDRHTPPAQRYSAAMALHRRGALNEAEAAYKTELLQDPDDAEGHHLLGLLLYQQQRHAEARPHLARVSALRPQSAYHHYHCGLVDMALQDFAAATTCFQKALQYKPDYTDALLNLGVVYQQQGKPQAAEQAWLQAIQVDPSSMGAYINLGLFYQEQQRLPDAKQVLMQGLKHAPNALPLQEKLAQLLTTLGEYPAALPLLEAVAQAKPTDWGAQRALGLAQIQVGAFAAAVPQLERVAQADEGRIATLHGLATALQGCGRVDEAVQVWWRILDNFPTHKDTLFQLSSTLFHQGEKEVAEPLFARMAALHPHSPEAFANWGHCLSEMGRFAEAERACRHALRLNPATLEAGIVLGGRVLRRLHRLEEAVAVCQTHLAYHPNNPRVANNLAMILLNVGKIAEAKQVCLEVLAHDPNYSDTHMNLSVIELVEGDLRAGFKRYQHRYHTKLFVQGMQALAGNTLWEGQDLAGKSLVVLPEQGLGDQLQMVRYLPLFKTRGLRRLEVVCSKPLLALFQQVAGVDAWHTSAEALSMQAFDYYCMDMNLPHGFGTELATIPATVPYLQAEAAIQAAWKSRLDAACDQPLRVGLVWAGNPNHERDQARSIPLARLAPLLAIEGISWVSLQLNASSADRNSPLWSKLVHLESHVSDFAQTAGLLANLDLLIAVDTSVVHLAGAMGCPVWSLIAYSPDWRWLLERQDSPWYPTMTLFRQSRLGDWPGVVRGVVEALGERFKLPLPVRPAAVEPLAQAEPNFKSRCSAVLTDKQQLFFCFGPPKNGTTLLQYLLDQHPEISCPAEHDFSKLKTSLNTGCVEYAAHAARIHSRIGGLSVGGVNPLLSSRGFRFMVETIIQDSARGRSIIGANDNQIIEDMEGYYLDFERPKMIAIFRNPIDMALSSWNHNHLLAEQEKNDAHLEVMRPYGGLAGWADRMVTEFIHHVQQALAFHGRYGDLHVMRYESLVKQKRQVSAGLFDYLGASCSDALLERIEQLTSLQAMREQARRRDFFRSGSVNMGAGALDDGVRQHLLQRAQPWLQQLDALIEGQRATGQGPA; this is encoded by the coding sequence ATGGCACGAAAAAAAAAGCAGAAAAAATTCCCCTCCAGCCAAGCTGCGGCCATTTCCGCTACCGAGGCCCCACAGCAACCCACGACTGGAGATCGCCACACCCCTCCCGCGCAGCGCTACAGTGCGGCCATGGCTTTGCACCGTCGTGGTGCTTTAAACGAGGCCGAGGCTGCTTATAAAACAGAGTTGCTGCAAGATCCTGATGACGCAGAGGGGCATCATCTGCTGGGGCTGCTGTTGTATCAACAGCAGCGTCATGCCGAGGCACGCCCCCATTTGGCGCGGGTCAGTGCCCTTAGGCCACAGTCGGCCTACCACCACTACCATTGTGGATTGGTCGATATGGCGCTACAGGATTTTGCCGCAGCCACGACCTGTTTTCAAAAGGCTTTGCAGTATAAACCTGACTATACGGATGCTCTCCTGAATCTAGGGGTGGTTTACCAGCAGCAGGGCAAGCCACAGGCTGCGGAACAGGCGTGGCTGCAAGCGATTCAGGTAGATCCAAGTTCAATGGGGGCCTACATCAACCTGGGGCTGTTTTATCAAGAACAGCAGCGCTTGCCGGATGCCAAACAGGTGTTGATGCAGGGGTTAAAGCACGCTCCGAATGCGCTGCCCTTGCAGGAAAAACTGGCGCAGCTCTTGACCACCCTAGGGGAGTACCCGGCGGCGTTGCCACTGCTTGAGGCGGTGGCTCAGGCCAAGCCAACGGATTGGGGGGCGCAGCGGGCGCTTGGTTTGGCGCAAATTCAGGTGGGGGCTTTTGCCGCAGCGGTGCCTCAACTGGAGCGGGTGGCCCAGGCAGACGAAGGTAGGATCGCAACCCTGCATGGGCTGGCCACCGCCCTGCAAGGCTGTGGACGGGTGGATGAAGCGGTGCAGGTGTGGTGGCGCATACTCGATAACTTTCCTACCCATAAAGATACCCTGTTTCAACTGAGTTCAACCCTTTTTCATCAAGGTGAAAAAGAGGTCGCAGAACCCCTCTTTGCGCGTATGGCCGCCTTGCATCCCCATTCCCCCGAAGCCTTTGCCAACTGGGGCCATTGCCTTTCGGAGATGGGGCGGTTTGCTGAGGCAGAGCGGGCCTGCCGACACGCCCTGCGCTTAAACCCAGCCACCTTAGAGGCGGGTATTGTGCTGGGTGGGCGGGTGCTGCGCCGATTGCACCGGCTGGAGGAGGCGGTGGCAGTGTGCCAAACCCATTTGGCCTACCATCCTAACAATCCGCGGGTGGCCAATAATCTGGCGATGATATTGCTCAATGTGGGAAAGATCGCCGAGGCTAAACAGGTCTGTTTGGAGGTGCTGGCCCACGACCCCAACTACTCGGACACCCACATGAACTTGAGTGTGATCGAACTGGTGGAGGGGGATCTACGGGCCGGGTTTAAACGTTATCAGCACCGCTACCATACCAAGCTGTTTGTGCAGGGCATGCAGGCTCTGGCGGGGAACACCCTCTGGGAGGGGCAGGATCTCGCGGGTAAATCCCTGGTGGTGTTGCCCGAGCAGGGTTTGGGGGATCAGTTGCAGATGGTGCGCTATCTGCCCCTCTTCAAAACGCGTGGGCTGCGCCGTTTGGAGGTGGTCTGTTCAAAGCCGCTGCTCGCTCTATTCCAGCAGGTTGCAGGGGTGGATGCATGGCATACCAGTGCTGAGGCGCTCTCTATGCAGGCTTTTGATTATTACTGCATGGATATGAATCTGCCCCACGGATTTGGGACAGAGTTGGCCACCATACCGGCGACTGTGCCCTATTTGCAGGCCGAGGCTGCCATTCAGGCGGCCTGGAAAAGCCGTCTGGATGCCGCGTGTGACCAGCCGCTGCGGGTGGGGCTGGTGTGGGCCGGCAACCCCAATCATGAGCGGGATCAGGCACGCTCCATACCGTTAGCGCGCTTGGCCCCGCTGTTGGCGATTGAGGGGATCTCCTGGGTTTCCTTACAACTGAATGCCAGCAGCGCGGATCGTAACAGTCCGCTCTGGTCGAAACTGGTGCACCTGGAGTCCCATGTGAGCGATTTTGCCCAGACCGCAGGGTTGCTGGCTAACCTGGATCTGCTTATCGCGGTGGATACGTCAGTGGTGCATTTGGCGGGGGCCATGGGCTGCCCGGTGTGGAGCTTAATCGCCTATAGCCCTGATTGGCGGTGGTTGTTGGAGCGCCAGGACTCGCCATGGTACCCAACCATGACGCTGTTTCGACAATCGCGCTTAGGGGACTGGCCTGGGGTTGTGCGCGGGGTGGTAGAGGCGTTGGGTGAACGGTTTAAGCTGCCCTTGCCTGTGCGGCCAGCGGCGGTGGAGCCCCTCGCCCAAGCGGAGCCTAACTTTAAGTCTCGCTGCAGCGCGGTGTTAACGGATAAGCAGCAGCTATTTTTCTGTTTTGGCCCCCCCAAAAATGGGACCACCCTGCTGCAATATCTGTTGGATCAGCATCCAGAGATCTCCTGCCCGGCGGAGCATGATTTTAGCAAGCTAAAAACGTCGCTGAATACCGGCTGTGTGGAGTATGCCGCCCATGCGGCACGGATTCATAGCCGTATTGGTGGGTTAAGCGTGGGGGGGGTGAATCCTTTATTGTCGTCACGCGGCTTTCGGTTTATGGTGGAGACGATTATCCAAGATAGTGCCCGGGGACGATCCATTATAGGGGCCAATGATAACCAGATCATTGAGGATATGGAGGGGTATTATCTGGATTTTGAGCGGCCCAAGATGATTGCGATTTTTCGCAATCCCATCGATATGGCCCTCTCCTCCTGGAACCACAACCATCTTCTGGCTGAGCAGGAGAAAAACGATGCTCATTTGGAGGTTATGCGCCCCTATGGGGGTCTGGCCGGGTGGGCTGATCGCATGGTAACGGAGTTTATCCACCATGTGCAACAGGCGCTGGCCTTTCATGGACGCTATGGTGATCTGCACGTTATGCGGTATGAGTCGCTGGTAAAACAAAAGCGCCAGGTGAGCGCGGGGCTGTTTGATTATCTGGGGGCTAGTTGCAGCGATGCTCTGTTGGAGCGTATCGAGCAGCTGACTTCGTTACAAGCCATGCGCGAACAGGCGCGTCGGCGTGATTTTTTCCGGTCGGGTTCGGTGAATATGGGGGCTGGTGCCTTGGATGATGGGGTACGTCAGCATCTGCTGCAACGGGCCCAACCTTGGTTGCAGCAGTTGGATGCTTTGATTGAAGGTCAACGGGCGACGGGACAAGGGCCTGCATAA
- a CDS encoding HlyD family type I secretion periplasmic adaptor subunit: protein MNELEATPFTEEALDPKNAPGGSLGLAGWIYIPLFFGFVISLGVWAYFGVLDVVTFTTGEVVPSSQIKHVQHLEGGILRVIHVKEGEEVKLGQPLIELESIADESDLSELTARMVGLQLDIIRHDAAAKLAAHPDYPPELVSKYPQLVKQSRALFEARASTLHGEKVEMLNHYKENESLLGEIRARLRNSRERMKFLHEQVKISENLLKDELTSRLDHLALLRQERKLQSDIDEDEAGITGQQSKLRQIENGIQTLENRFVEQAKTEADKARQTLSELSHRLRKFDDRAARTILRAPANGVVKAILNNTVGGVVGAGETVMDIVPMDDRLIVEGHLSPGDVGHVQIGQKGYITLASREGVRYGRLNAEVVHISPDTFTNERNQQTYYKVRMQTEGSTFVQGKYRYELYPGVQVTAAIRTSERRVIDYFLEPLMLGQSRALRER, encoded by the coding sequence ATGAACGAATTAGAAGCAACGCCCTTCACCGAGGAGGCGTTGGATCCTAAAAACGCGCCCGGCGGTTCATTGGGATTGGCGGGTTGGATCTACATTCCCCTCTTTTTTGGTTTTGTTATCTCGTTGGGTGTATGGGCCTATTTTGGTGTGTTAGATGTGGTAACGTTTACCACCGGCGAGGTGGTGCCCAGTTCACAGATTAAACATGTGCAGCATCTGGAAGGGGGAATTTTGCGGGTAATCCACGTCAAAGAGGGCGAAGAGGTCAAATTGGGCCAGCCTTTGATTGAGTTAGAGTCCATTGCCGATGAGTCCGACCTAAGTGAACTGACTGCCCGCATGGTGGGCTTGCAATTGGATATTATCCGCCATGATGCGGCGGCAAAATTGGCCGCACACCCTGACTATCCCCCAGAATTGGTGAGTAAATACCCCCAACTGGTTAAACAATCCAGAGCGTTGTTTGAAGCGCGTGCCTCCACCTTGCACGGGGAAAAGGTGGAAATGCTCAATCACTATAAAGAAAATGAGTCGCTGTTAGGTGAGATCCGCGCCCGTCTGCGCAACAGCCGCGAGCGGATGAAGTTTTTACATGAGCAGGTTAAAATTAGTGAAAATTTGCTTAAAGATGAGCTGACCAGCCGGTTGGACCATTTGGCCTTGTTGCGTCAGGAACGCAAGCTGCAGTCGGATATAGATGAGGATGAGGCGGGCATCACGGGGCAACAATCCAAGTTGCGGCAGATTGAAAACGGCATCCAGACCCTGGAAAATCGTTTTGTGGAGCAGGCTAAAACAGAGGCAGATAAGGCGCGTCAAACCTTATCAGAGTTAAGCCATCGCTTAAGAAAGTTTGATGATCGTGCGGCGCGTACGATCTTACGGGCACCCGCCAATGGGGTGGTGAAGGCGATCTTAAATAATACGGTGGGTGGGGTCGTGGGGGCAGGTGAGACGGTGATGGATATTGTGCCTATGGATGATCGTTTGATCGTCGAGGGGCACCTGTCGCCGGGAGATGTGGGGCATGTGCAGATCGGGCAAAAGGGGTATATTACCCTAGCCAGTCGGGAGGGTGTTCGTTATGGACGCCTAAATGCCGAGGTTGTCCACATAAGTCCAGACACCTTTACCAATGAGCGTAACCAACAGACCTACTACAAAGTACGGATGCAGACCGAGGGCAGCACCTTTGTACAGGGTAAATATCGTTATGAACTCTACCCAGGTGTTCAGGTAACTGCTGCAATCCGTACCAGTGAACGCAGGGTGATTGACTATTTTCTTGAGCCACTTATGCTGGGTCAAAGTCGGGCACTGCGGGAACGCTAA
- a CDS encoding ATP-binding cassette domain-containing protein produces the protein MQELFRRLLRRPMVFLYLLFATFMVNIMALGVTFYAINVMQRYTSFGVVETLFTLMVGIAIVLLLEHVFQRLQMRLARTISATPDAFVSDAAFDAIINADAQHLDKLETTTKHQAMRHITDVQKAFSARTIISIFDLPFSFLSIGVLYVLEPRAGVFVTIMAVITFVFGIVHQYRVRQPTKELDQLTGSSGVMMGWAVRALEDVRAFNHHQKLMQRWRTLRVRTQQASEKYQQLMESEQNFSQTVNMITMVGTITIAAQGILEGTMSMGMMLGINILATRALSPVIRFSASSDVLAKGRQATLELNQLLRLNRESKVGTRLNNYSGRVAFKDMAFAYPGGAGPLFESLTLELVAGDSLVVTGSNGAGKSTLAKMLMGIYSPIRGHLLIDGVDLRQMDLTWWRSHVMYLPQEPQFVDDTIAENLRVNNPDIDDEGLERIINMVELREFIDHSEAGLQTRIVSQGLHLSLGIRRRLAIARALASRARVTIFDEPTEGLDLTGQKAVYQILSRLSQEGSTMILFTNDPNITRVPNLLLNLDVKPVPELVRRRPAPVPESSKPHTEQAEPKGGEQAAPSVLLESPAVPPVSVASATIPAEGTLSTVPVEAANKGDAS, from the coding sequence ATGCAAGAGTTGTTTCGTCGTCTGCTGCGGCGCCCGATGGTTTTTCTGTACCTATTGTTTGCCACCTTTATGGTAAATATCATGGCGTTGGGTGTGACCTTTTACGCCATTAACGTGATGCAACGCTACACCAGTTTTGGGGTGGTAGAGACCCTTTTCACGCTTATGGTGGGTATAGCCATTGTGCTGTTGTTGGAGCATGTTTTCCAACGGTTGCAGATGCGCTTGGCCCGTACCATTAGCGCCACGCCAGACGCCTTTGTCTCTGACGCGGCCTTTGATGCCATTATCAATGCCGATGCGCAACATCTGGATAAATTAGAGACCACCACCAAACATCAGGCCATGCGCCATATTACCGATGTGCAAAAAGCCTTTAGCGCCCGCACGATTATCTCCATTTTTGATTTGCCCTTCTCCTTTTTATCCATTGGGGTGCTCTATGTGCTCGAACCAAGGGCAGGGGTATTTGTTACCATTATGGCGGTCATCACCTTTGTATTTGGCATTGTCCACCAATACCGTGTGCGACAACCCACCAAAGAGCTGGATCAACTGACCGGCAGCAGCGGTGTGATGATGGGATGGGCGGTCAGGGCGCTAGAAGATGTGCGGGCCTTTAACCACCATCAAAAATTGATGCAACGTTGGCGCACGCTCAGGGTGCGCACACAACAAGCCAGCGAAAAATATCAGCAGTTGATGGAGTCTGAACAAAATTTTTCTCAAACCGTCAACATGATAACCATGGTAGGCACCATTACCATCGCTGCCCAGGGCATTCTGGAGGGCACCATGTCCATGGGTATGATGCTGGGGATTAACATTTTGGCAACCCGTGCGTTAAGCCCGGTCATACGCTTTTCAGCATCGAGCGATGTGTTGGCAAAAGGGCGGCAGGCTACCTTGGAACTCAACCAGCTGCTTCGTCTCAATCGAGAATCCAAAGTGGGAACCCGCTTGAACAACTATAGCGGACGGGTTGCCTTTAAGGATATGGCGTTTGCCTATCCAGGGGGGGCTGGGCCGCTGTTTGAGTCGTTGACCCTGGAGTTGGTGGCAGGGGATTCTCTGGTGGTAACCGGTAGCAATGGCGCGGGTAAATCCACCCTAGCCAAAATGCTGATGGGTATTTACAGCCCCATTCGTGGGCACCTGCTTATTGATGGTGTAGACCTGCGCCAAATGGATTTAACTTGGTGGCGCAGCCATGTTATGTATCTGCCCCAAGAACCTCAGTTTGTGGATGACACGATTGCGGAAAACCTGCGGGTAAATAATCCCGATATTGATGATGAGGGGTTGGAACGCATCATTAATATGGTGGAACTGCGCGAGTTTATTGACCACTCTGAGGCAGGTTTGCAAACTCGCATTGTCAGTCAGGGGCTTCATCTCTCTTTGGGTATTCGGCGGCGTTTGGCCATCGCCCGAGCGCTGGCCAGCCGTGCCCGGGTCACGATCTTTGATGAGCCAACGGAGGGATTGGATCTAACGGGGCAGAAGGCCGTCTATCAAATTCTCTCCCGCTTATCTCAGGAGGGTAGTACCATGATTCTGTTTACCAACGATCCTAATATTACCCGCGTACCCAATCTGTTGCTTAATCTGGATGTCAAACCCGTGCCGGAGTTGGTGCGTCGGCGTCCCGCCCCTGTTCCAGAGAGCAGCAAGCCGCATACCGAACAGGCAGAGCCCAAAGGGGGCGAACAGGCAGCCCCAAGCGTGCTTTTAGAAAGCCCGGCGGTGCCACCGGTCAGTGTAGCCTCTGCAACCATACCAGCCGAGGGTACGCTCTCTACGGTACCGGTTGAAGCGGCCAATAAGGGTGATGCATCATGA